A region of the Amphiprion ocellaris isolate individual 3 ecotype Okinawa chromosome 22, ASM2253959v1, whole genome shotgun sequence genome:
GCAGCTCAGCTCGGAGGTGGTGGTCGGTGCTCAGTGTGGCAGCGCTGTGCTGAGAGGTGCTCATGTCTTCGCTCCGGGGATCCTCGCCAGCTCCAAGTGTAAGAATCAAACACATACTGAGCTGCACAAAGGTTTCAGGCACCCGAAGTAAAGTAAGAATGCTTTGAGAAACAGTGTAATCCCAGTGGAGATCAGTGGCTCTGTGGATTCTCCCAAGCATCTGGATTTGTGTGAAAGTTCCACATCTTACATCATATCATTTCATATCacttttactttgttgtttGTCCTCCCTGTGCTGCGTTTTTCTTCTCAGACATGAAAGCAGGAGATGTGGTGTCAGTCTTCTCTGACTTGGAGGGCAGGTGCACCAGAGGAATGACGAGTTTCCAGGGGAAGAAGGTGTTTGTGGGAAATGGAGTCGCTGAAATGGATCGATCCAGCATCTTCTGCACAGATGAACCTGCCAGGTAGGTCgagttagttttattttttaaactcgTTTCTCTCTGTGGCGTTGAATATTTGGACCATGAACAGTCCAGGCTGGTTTCAGTGTGATATGAGAAGGATGCTACAGTAAGAACACTGATTAAAAAGCAAATCAGGATCCTGGATGTGGCAGTTATACACAGAGAAGTCAAAGCGCACCAGTTTTCCTAACAGTATGTGACTGTGTGCTTTCAGAGGTGTCGGCGTTCGGATGGTGGAGCCGCTTTACCGGAGTCCTTCCTTTGATGGCGTTCTGCCCAGCCTGGCGTTCCTACAGGTATTTCTATTATTAGAGTCTATTAAATACAGAATAATGATTGGTTTAGCAGATGAACTGGGACAAAGTTGGAGTTTTATTTACAACCTGAAcacccaaaacccaccagcaagGTTTTGAAggcatgttattttttaaaaaattgacaacttttttttttgggaaaacagaaataatcattaGATTTTGAACTTTACAACATTGTTTGAACTAATAATTTGTGTTCCATCTGGAAACTTAACCAAAATTAGGCGTAAAACTGTGACATGGCATTAAAATCACACTATTTTGTTCTGTATTCTcatattaaaaaacataaaattatttcaaaaaccATTTAtactaaccagattctgtaaaaaaaaaaaaaaaaaaaaaaaaaaatactagtgACTTGGCTACGACCAACTGTCACATAACAAAAAGTCAGGGATTTTTCAACtgaactgggatgaactgcaggctgtgctttcCATCGAGCAGACAGGAGATatttatggaaacaaattaaaaatgtaactatGAAAATATCTATAGAATgtagagtttttgttttttcaagaaCTGGTaacaggcatatgggttctgtaaagcatcttgggACAATTTGACCTATAATTgccactatataaataaaactgaattgaattgaagttgtgggaacttggaaaaatgttgtacctGCTGAttcaaggttttgcaaatttgtaacacaaataatcaaattaattcaacttacatttcttcttttttttttaatgctttgtgtCATTCTAACTTTGtgtactgcacaaaagacattttccaCTTCCCTCTTCCTCTAGCTATTGTTGTGCATTTTCTATaaaggtgcaagactttatattgctgtgaaaaatgagcccaaaaaTGTGGCTGTAGCAAATGAACAGCCCTCATTTCAGTGACAGTaggtgtatctgtgtgtttctACCTGTAAGTAATTTACACACATCGCTGCTCACGCCGGCGTGATTCAATGTCCTCCAGAATCTTCCCTCTGTGGTTGTCGGACACGTGCTCGGACCTCGACCTGGAGAACGGATCCTGGATATGTGTGCTGCTCCTGGAGGGAAAACCTGCCACATCGCTGCTCTCATGAAGGATCAGGTACCACATGTCCTCCAATAGCCGTTAATATTCAGTTTCTTCTTAGTCACCACTGGCTCTCCTGCGGGGCCTCGGTTGGTTGTTTCTCTTTCCTACATGAAGAAATTAGCAGGACATCACATGTTTAGtgtattataataaaataaatgattgtattgtttatttacaggtattcatttaatgtcacttGATTCAgatgtatgtaaaaatgtttttcaaccACTActacttttattatttgtttatttttgtacctTTTCAAGTAAAATTGGAATGTTTCAAAGCAGTTTTAGTGCAAACCAATGATATTTTAGTCCTGCAACTTTACTTATCTCTGTTGCTGTAAGATACAAATACTCAGTTGATTTAAACTAAGTGGAGACACTGCAAGTAAGTATTGTAACATTTTACCTCACAGATTTCACCACGAAACTTCCCCAGTTTGATTGCTTacgttattttttgtcttgcagGTTTTCTGAATTTGTATGTTTACATATGCATATAATATGTGCAAATTTGCATGAATTtccagaaaacaaaactgaacaagcGCTGATCAAGTTCAGTTCAAAATTCGTCTTTAATTTTGTTGACATATTAACTGTTTTACAGAAGGGacttttgcatctctttttattTACCAGTACATACCATCGGTAgccagggaaaaaaaaataaaaatcaatttttaacatgtttttatgaataaaatgttctgtaaatcAGGTTACGGATGATGTATGAGTGAGCTTCTCTGTTAAAACCTTCAGAATATATGAGAAATTATCCTGGAAAGTTTGTTCTATTTAAGTGAAGTGAAGATTTCTGGTTCGGCATAGAAAAGAGAAAACTTATTTTGATATCGTCCTTCAAACATAGCCTCAAACTTCGATGGGCACAATAAAAGAACtctaaatggcaaaaaaaaaaaaaaaaacacacacaaaaaaacaaatctcaCAAAGTACTTGAtatatcaatctaaaatttcacagataccctTTAAAATGTGCACAGATTATGTTATAAAAGTTTctagcaaatcagagatggtagAGCAGGAGGCCCCTAGAGATTTGAAATTTAATAACCCTTTTGAGAAAACATCCTTTAATGTTATGTATTGTGTGAAAAGCTGattatttacactaccgttcaaaagtttggagtcatccagacaatttcacgttttccatgaaaactcacacttttattcatgtgctaacataattgcacaagggttttctaatcaacaGTTaacatttcaacaccattatctaacacaatgtagcattagaacacaggagtgatggttgctgaaaatgttcctctgtacccctatgtagatattccattaaaaatcagctgtttccagctagaatagtcatttaccacattaacaatgtctagactgtatttcatattaattttatgttatcttcattgaaaaaaactgcttttctttcaaaaataaggacatttctaagtgaccccaaacttttcaacgatAGTGTACATTATGACAAAAGATGTCTAAAGCTTTACATTTGAGTAGACACATTATGTAACATTAAATAATTATGCATTTGCATAAATATCCAACAGAAAAACTGtagtaaaataaacatcttAACTGTATTTTGAACGACTAAAATCAAAATATCCTAAAATCTCCAAATTAGTTTTTCCCTGTAGTGTCTCACTCTGGAACACTATATAGTATTTACATTCTTTAAGGTATTTTTCATTCACTTGagtaacattttaaatgcaggacTTGTAGCAgagtctttttaaattatattagtaCTTATACTCACCTGAAGGATCTGAATTTTTCTCTCCCAGCCATAGAGTTTTAGAGTTTTGTTGTAACTTCTTATGTGTTTCTGTTCCACACAGGGAGAAGTCGTGGCCTTGGACAGGATCCGAAATAAGATCGATCGCATTCGTCAGAACGCACAGATGTTGCATTTACACAGTGTCAAAGCTTATTGTTTCAACAGCACACAGGCTGTGAGCGGCGACTCTGCCCAGGAAAATGAAGGTAAAGTACAGagtttctgcatctttttccTTCTGTCTGACTCGACATAGTAAATATCCACCAGCTCTGTTTCCGTACAGGACCTCCCTTCCCTCCTGAGAGTTTTGACCGGGTTCTGCTGGACGCTCCCTGCAGCGGACTCGGACAGAGACCCAACATGGGCAGCACCTGGAGCCTGAAGGAGATCTGCTCCTACCCACCGCTGCAGCGCAAGTTATTCCATGCTGTAGGTTTTATTTCACTCTGATAAACAATCTTtcacatgctttgtatcttctgtttgcACCAGATTGTTTCATCATACTGATAGTGCCTCATTTTGGCCTGTAGGTGGCAGCATCGGACAGATTTTACATGCAGTAATGGATGTTTGAATCTACATCTTAAAGGGAAAATCCacctaaaaatgatttttacaaAAGTTATTCCTCTGATTTTCCCTCTGATAAGTGCTCTCATAACTGTGACTCTAATTTCTAATTTCAACAAGTGATTATTGATCCACTTGATGCTGGTGTTTTGATTTTAACGCattattttcagtgaaggtaCAGCTTGGAACTTTGAAGAAACAAGTGCAGACAGATTTACAAGTCAGATCCTTAAGTATTTTGGCAGTGACGCACTTCTTATAAGTGTGCCTCCCTGCAGCACCACAGTGGGTTTGAAACGATGCAATCAAGACGTGATTGAAGTCTTTCAGCTCAACACTTGAGATCAACTCCAGACCGTTTGTCTCTCTAATTTGTCAGGAAATAAGGAGGAAGCGGGCCACTCCTGCCCATGAAACTGCTTATCAGTTAACTCTACAATTACCTCTGAGTGTGTGAAAATGAAGGGACAGTGACAGAAATGGCTGTAATTCCTTAACggttaatgcaatatttttgttaaacCCCCTTGAATTAAAGATGAAACTCCGCACTTGATTCGCATCTTGATTGCGTCGTTTCAGATCCGTTGTGTTGGTGTACagacaaaattataaaaatggtGTCCCTGTCCAGATACTTCTAGACCTGACTGCGTAAAAATAACCTCTTGTGGTGACTGTTGAAAATCAGAGAAGCAGCTCTAGGAAATATTTATCCAGGACTTCTTCGCGATAATCGCtgaaatatgaataattttagATTTCTTGCTTTGAGTGTGGCTTCACTGCCCCCTGGAgggctgttaaaaaaaacaaaaaaaaactacttttctttaaTGGTTGGTCGTCTGGCTCACCAAATGTAGACTTTAGGTTTAAGCTGTCAGGAATTTCAGAGtgtttcctcctcttctactacattaccattttcaaaatcccttTTGCTACAGAAAACAACATGGTATGTTTTCAGTCAATGACTTAAATTGTGCAAAAAGGGCAGGCATTTTTAGATTCTTACGTAAATTACCCATTTTAACAACAGTGCTCGCCTccttgcatgcaaatgttccacctaAACTATTCCCCCCATCAGTATTTTGCAGGAACGCTGTCACTGCTTCCTGGATTTTGCACCTCTCAAGGCCAATGTGATTGCTTGAAAggaaaaacaattattttcctCGTTTAGTAGAataataatgaggtgcagccagaccctTCTCCATTGGTGACACACTGCTGTGGAAATGGTAGTGGTTATATATGACCAGTTGATTGGTAAGAATTGCAGTTTATGGGTGTTTTTATGTCTGCGACAACAAGAGGCAGCAATgagctttatttaaatttagagatttctgctttaaagtgtttttaaactatatattttttgttttataagaGAAAAGACTTTAAGGATGAAGACTTAATGGTGAGATTGGCGAATATATGTCTGGACAACTTTGTTTAAAAGAATCACAGCTGCTTTCAAgggctttttcatttttaaagggaTATTGAACACACattgtgcacattttaaagcttGGCCACTATGAGAGCAGTAAAATTGCAGCCTGGAAAACCAAAGCAATGAGCTGAAACTCACTATAAAGCTCTCCAAACCCAAGGGGAGCTTCATCCCTACAAACAACCGCTGCAACATGATCACATTGTGCTACACTGCTATAAAAGTATTAATTATAATTACTGTAATACTAAGTGCATCTTTCTGTGATGCTGCAGGCGATGCGGTTGCTGAAGAAGGGCGGAGTGTTGGTCTACAGCACCTGCACAGTGACTCTAGCTGAGAATGAGGAGCAGGTCGCCTGGGCCCTCGAGACCTTCCCCTGCCTCACCCTTCAGCCACAGGTGAAGCACTTTAGCCACGTGGAGAGACTCACAGATAACCACCAAGAAACGCCACTGATTCACGCTCTTTTCCCCGCCTTTCTCAGGAGCCTCACATCGGCGCAGAAGGCATGCCGGGAGCCGGACTGTCACCTGAGCAGCTGCGCCTCCTCCAGAGGTTCAGTCCCGAGCTGAGCTGGGACCAGGCAGAAACTACAACCCCCCTCCAGTGCAGAGCCGACGGGGACACTATCGGCTTTTTCATCGCCAAGTTCCTGAAAAACTGACCGGAGGGCTTGTTTTCTCGCTCGGTCCTCACAGGAGACGCGCAGGACGGGAACAATGGTGTTTATATTGCGACGCTGTGTGTGCTTTGACGGGCAAGTGTTGACAAAGTGCGCACAGAGCTGTTTACAGCATCTGCCTCTTAACAGCTGCTCTCTGAAACTGCGGGCCATATAGGGATAAGCTCTATAAACACCGAGGGCAGGAGAGAGAGGGgcgagagggggaggaggggagggagggagggaggcacgTGGGGATGGAGAGTGAATGAGTGTTGGCAAATGCAGCAGTGCTAGTGTCGCCATAACAACAGTGACGACACAGCTGCCATGGTGACAGTGGATTCGCTGGATCCGGGAGATCAGGAAGTAGCGTGCAGAAAGAGGTCATGAGAGGTATTAACAATTTAGTGTCTTTAGTAGTGCAGCGCACAACTGGGACGTCTAATTAGCACTTGTGCTGCCTGGAAGAGAGACGTGACGCTGGTGTCTGTCTGAATCAGAGCCTCGGCACCAAGTTACGCTCAGGTTTTCAGTACCAAGGCACATGAAAAGACAGTTTTTTGTCAACTCTGTTAAATATTTATCGACTACACATTGTCGTCTTAGCATAAATAAGTCCTTTCTATGTATTTAGCATTCATAACACACTATAATGCAGTTACAAGTGGACATTTCTAAATTTTTAGGTTTACTGTTTCACAATATTTGTCAACAACTACAACTTATTCTCTAAAGAAATATTTATAATAGTAGAGCTTTGTCACTGTTTATGAGAACTTCCGACGATTAATCAGCGATTACGATTAATATAAAACGTGATTATTCTAGTGTAAGAATTAACTACGTTTCTTCTTCTTACATGATCCTATTTAGAATATCTTGGAGTTTCAATAGTTGTTAAATCAAAATCATACATTTAACAGGCATTTTTTAGAACGTTTTCATTGACTAAACTATTAGTGAAAATAGCCAACATTGTCACTCATTATCTGTTTATATAAGAGCTGCTGTCAGTTAGTTGATCAAAAGAGGTTCTGAAACTGTCTTAACAACCTcgttttttaagcaaaaatatcaaccatTTGAGGATTTCAGTGTAAGAATTGATCATCTTtcttttcttacattttctttaTAGAATATAATGGAGTTTGGATCGTTTTAGTGACAAAATCATACATTTAATGAAGATTTTTCAAAGCTGTCTGAGGTTTCATTGACCAAACCATTAGTGAAAATAACCAGCGTTATCACTCATTATCTGTTTATGTGAGAGCTGCTACAATTAATCAGTTAGTGGATCAAAAGACAATCTGAAACTGTTTTGATActtcatttttcaagcaaaatataaaacattagaTGGTTCAAATGTGAAAATTGACTGCGTTTGTTGCTCTTACATTATAGTTTGgataaaatcagacatttattcagcatttttcaaagCTCTCTGAGGTTTTAATGGACCAAACTATtagtgaaaacaaacaacaaatgatgaaaatatcCGTGCCCACAGGAGGAGGCGTTTTtgtattaatgtatttaaagaATACGTGATAAACTTTATCTGCTAAGAGTGCGACTACATTAAAGTGTGTTATAAATCATTTATTACATCTTCATATGCTGCTTACAAAAGCTAAATATGGGGATTTAAAGTCTGCACGCTGAGCATAATTTATAGATTTGTGCCTGCAGTGCACAAACATCTGGCCTGTTCTCTCGTCATGCAGCATTTTGAGGACCTTCACAATGACCTCGGCTCAATCCCTCTTCCTGGGAATACCATCACACTGACTGTTAGATTCCACGCACACATCTGCCTGCACTTCACCTCCCTGCATCTGTGCATTTAACTGTATGCGGAGGCAGATTAAAATGGCTGCTCGACTCGCCGCAAAGATTTtgagggttgttttttttttcctgttaaaaaaaGTCGGCTGCATCTCTGAAGGcgcttgtttgtctattttggAGGCGGCTGTGTGTGGAGAAGCAGCTTCCTATTTTAGATGCATCCCCTCAGCATTGTCATTCGTGTTGGGGTTGTCATGGCGACTCAGGAGGCAGGCCGGTGAGTCTACCTCAGTTTTTCAGAGGAGTTTCAGATGACTATTTATAGACGCCGCTTCCCTCCTCTGTCTGGGTCCTCtgacaaaacacatcaaaatctTCTCCCGCCACACCAGTCCTTTGTTGCCaactttatttttctatatttatgcattatgtACATACACATGTACACTGTTATAAAATCTGTATCGCTACCAATGTAGCATAGAAATGGAAGAGTTCTTTTAATTACAATTTTCAggcaaaaacaaagaatgtgAGGAGATGGTGTGTAAACAGACGGGCAGAGTGCATGGACTCAAACCTAACATCAATTCAACTTGTTAGATTTTTAGTATTATGAATAATACATGATATCATCGACTCTTGAACACACAGAGCATGCGGAGGCTCCTAAAACATCCCAAACGTCTTCACTTTTAATAGATCTTGTGTATCAGTGGGGGGGAGGGGTGAAAAGATGgcaaaaagatgaagaaaacaactATTTTTATCTGGAATTACTTGAGTTTGTTTTGCAAATGCATCttttaattttcagtgaagAACATACTGAACAAAATTCTCCTAAAATGAACATTCTTTGTACTAAGAAGTGGGAGTTAAAGTGGGAATTAAACAACATTCATTAGAAAAGGGGTCAGACTTAATAAAAGATGAACCATAACGGAGTTTTGGTAGTAGAACTACAGGAAGTGGCAATATCATATCAAATCGCTTTCACTTAAAACCAATGTGAATcagtaaaagtgcagaataaaGGGTGTACCAATGTTATAAAATGTTTCTGGACCCATACAAAGAACAGTACTGCATGTAAGAGAGGAAGTTACTGTAGAACTTGTTTGTCTTGTAAGGCAAGACTAAGGTGCGCCTCGAAGGAGACATAAATATGTCAAAACCAAATGTTTAAAACGGACGTAGAATAGAAAAGGGACCAAGCAGTAAATgatgaacataaaattaaaggagcagtctgacattttgggaaataagCTCGCTCACTTTGTTGCTTCGAGTTGGATTGTCACCACTCTCACGTGTCAgtaaaatatgaagctacagctaGCAGCCAGTTACAATAAGCTAAACTCCCCAGTGACACCAAAACTTGttagttttggggtttttttagattttgtcaCAGATTGAAGAACCAAGATGTGGTAATAAGTGGAGTTTTAGAGGTGCTGGTTGGTATATTTTTACCTTCAGACAGAGTAAGTTGAGCCGTTCTCTCCTGCAAGGTCCTTATAGGAAAGTCACACCACTCTGCAGCCATCTTAGTAAGACTCCCTGGCACTTATTTCAGCTTAACCAGATCCCTGTCTAAATGAACAAGGAGAGAAAGCTGTCACTGCAATATCAATGGTCACTGTAACATAAAAACTGCCTGTGTAGAATCACTGTTCTGATTAAAAGTGTTGAAAAAGTTCAATGATTTTGCCTCAAAATTAGATTTACAAACCATTTTTCCACATAGGTTGTACTTCCgcttcacatacacacattttctCAACACCTGCATTAGTGCAACAACATGATTGGTTGAATGTTTCCCTGTTCCACCGTTAAAGAGCAGATGATTGGCTACATCAAGTGCCATCttattacataataaataacagtgtagggttttataatcatttaatatttataattgCTGAGTAACTTTGCTTCTCTACAGGAGGGCGCTTTAGCTCAGCAACTGCTTTTTCCAAAGTGCTATGTAGATGGCAGTGACTTGACTGTTAGGGCTTTACTGCTTTAATTATTTCACTTGTGTAAATTATATTGtgtattctttatgttttaactgtgtcTTACTAGCTGCTACATGAATAgagctattttatttattattatctttaGCATTACGGAATTCTCCTATAAATTtcttaagatttttttaaatgaccagTCTCTCCTTTCTAATGCCTCTGTTTCCACTCTGTGCTAACTAAGCTAAGCTGCTGCTGGCTACTTACTTCATTTGTATTTTCCAGATATAAGAGTGGTACTGGTCGTCTTATATGCTCTCAGTTTTACTAGGCACACCTAACTAAAACTAACGCAATTAAATACAGCAGTCTTGCAACAAAtcatgttcagtttttgtttaaagtgtttccTAGAGGTGCTGATTCATCTTCAACAAATAACTGAtgagttgtcaactattaaaatgacattttgataATCGATTAATTGGTTTAGTGTACttttttaggggaaaaaaatggaaattttccgATTCCaccttcttaaatttgaatacattctggtttctttactcctacttgacagtaaactgagtatTTTTAGGTTAATATTTTCATAGACTAAACAATTAATTGAGAAATTAGTCAATAGACTACTCAGTAAAGCAATTAGTTACATCCCTGCTGTCTGCCTGTTTTCAAAACTGCAGTTTGTGATGATGCTGAAACATTATACTGGAAGCTGCTTCTGTTACTTATCTTATCCTCATTGTTATAAATAGGGTGGACAAAACAATAGAAACACAGTATTAATACAATAAGATTCAACAGAATCACAAATGACATTCTCTGAATTTATAAAGTTGAATCAACACCTCTTTAAAACAGCGTCAGCTAAAACTGAGCATAGTAACTTTCATGAAGCCAGCATTTATTGCAGGACTGTTGTGGATGTGTTTCAGCTCTGTGCCTAATAAACTGGCAACCGAGTCTAAGTGTAAGTGAGCGAGTAACAATATTTCCCAGATTGCCAAACGTTTCTGCAAATACAGCTGTTGGCCGGTCAACCTGTGCAGTCAACACTCACAGTAGTCTGAAGGAACAAATTATTCAAGTGGTAGCAAGcaataaaaatcaataatagaaacaataaaaataataatgctaatCACAGAAAGCACAGCTcagtacagaaaaaaattctgctttCGTGTCATGCTTTATCAAACACAGGtttaaaatatgcatatttGAGAATATTCATGCATATCCACACATAAACAACGTCTATGCAtagatacacacatacatatatttatatttgtatcTATGTAATCAAAATCCTGCCATTGAAAAAGATGCAACAGCATTTACAAAGAAGTGTACATAAATAGGATGCTGTGGTTTCAGGGTATAGCAGCACGATGGGAGAACAGAACGGTCTGTACGAGCAGAGTCCAGATGAGCTTCAGGGGGGGTTTGGTCTGTCACTGGTGGATGTACGAGTCTCTGGCCCACTCCCCCGCCTCACCCCTCTTTTTGGGAGCCACCTCCCCCTCTCGGTCCCTCTCTCTGTCCCGGTCGTAGTAATGGTGGTGGTGGTCACGTGCCggccggtggtggtggtgagagCGCTGCTTGTTGCGTTCGTTATGGTCCTGCTCGCGCTCCTTGGACCGGTGGTGTCCCGTGCTGTGTCCGGCTTCGTCCGCCCCGctgcggtggtggtggtggtggtgatggtggttgTGGTCCCGGTGGGGCAGCGGCTCGTAACGCTGTTGCTGCTGGGGGTGCCCCTCCCCCAGATCCTcgtcatcctcctcttcctcctcctcctcctcctcctcttcctggtGGAGGAGCTGAGCGCGTGGCTCGATATAAGCCGAGTCCttgctctctctgctctctcggCTCTCGGGGGTCTCAGAGTCCAAAGTCTCCTGCCGTGAGAGGCCCCTGGCTCgactgctgtggtggtggtggtgatgatggtggttgTGGTGCTCAGTCCTGGTGGAGGATGAACGGTGGTGGATGTGCTGGGCTCTCCTGGACGACTCTGTCCTAAGAGGCCTCTCCTCCTCATTGCCCTCCCCCTCGGCCTCGGCGTCGGCGTCGGCCTGGTCCAGGCtctggtggtgatggtggtggtggtggtggtgatgatggtgctgGTAATCCTCTCTGGAGCCCTTCCTCTCCACCAACGCTTTATCTCCCTTCTGCTCCGTACTGTTGCCCTGAGATTAGCGGGAGATCAGTTAGTCAGTAGGCTGGCACGAAATAGGAAACCATGAAACTCCACTGCAAACACGCACAAACTAATACTCACATCACCCTTGTTGTTTGTGCTGCACATTACACTTATTTGTCTAAATTCACACACAACTTGAAACCAAACATGTCACACTTGAACGCACACACTAGCTTGTCAAATCCACTGACGGTTGACTTTGGTCTCGGAGTAAGATTCAAGAAGCACTCCTCAGTTTCAATCTTCGTCGCAGGCCTCGCCACACTTACCACGCTAGCAATTACAAGTCAAGCTCACTCCTGCTCTTCATCAAAATCAGCGAATTCCTCATTCTCAGTCTTACATTTCCCATTGTGATGGCAGAGGATGGAGAAAAGGGGTAGAAATAAGGGATTATACAGCATTTACAAACTACTCAAATGACCCATAAAGGAATGATTATAAATAACACTTATTAAATCAACAACATTTTACTCACAAGACTGGTCACAGAAAACTGAGGTCTTATAAAATAAGCTACACTTAGTAGTATGGCAAGTTTGGTGAATGTGGAATCAAGGATTTTTATGCAACACACAACCATCTCACTGCCTGTTTACTTCTATATGATCTCTACACCTCATCCATAGTCCtactttgtcacattttacac
Encoded here:
- the nsun6 gene encoding tRNA (cytosine(72)-C(5))-methyltransferase NSUN6 isoform X2, yielding MPKQEEGSMPEQNTEVLLEAAEMSIFPRISLKPEVTEYLKSVFLNKEVLAAVGHQEADCRFQKLLTCLSHPPSYTCVRISTHLAPLEEIRHKLGEELKKQMCSSSAQDVSIQILPHPRITDVLLLPVDGPRAVEQLSSEVVVGAQCGSAVLRGAHVFAPGILASSKYMKAGDVVSVFSDLEGRCTRGMTSFQGKKVFVGNGVAEMDRSSIFCTDEPARGVGVRMVEPLYRSPSFDGVLPSLAFLQNLPSVVVGHVLGPRPGERILDMCAAPGGKTCHIAALMKDQGEVVALDRIRNKIDRIRQNAQMLHLHSVKAYCFNSTQAVSGDSAQENEGPPFPPESFDRVLLDAPCSGLGQRPNMGSTWSLKEICSYPPLQRKLFHAAMRLLKKGGVLVYSTCTVTLAENEEQVAWALETFPCLTLQPQEPHIGAEGMPGAGLSPEQLRLLQRFSPELSWDQAETTTPLQCRADGDTIGFFIAKFLKN
- the nsun6 gene encoding tRNA (cytosine(72)-C(5))-methyltransferase NSUN6 isoform X1, translated to MPKQEEGSMPEQNTEVLLEAAEMSIFPRISLKPEVTEYLKSVFLNKEVLAAVGHQEADCRFQKLLTCLSHPPSYTCVRISTHLAPLEEIRHKLGEELKKQQMCSSSAQDVSIQILPHPRITDVLLLPVDGPRAVEQLSSEVVVGAQCGSAVLRGAHVFAPGILASSKYMKAGDVVSVFSDLEGRCTRGMTSFQGKKVFVGNGVAEMDRSSIFCTDEPARGVGVRMVEPLYRSPSFDGVLPSLAFLQNLPSVVVGHVLGPRPGERILDMCAAPGGKTCHIAALMKDQGEVVALDRIRNKIDRIRQNAQMLHLHSVKAYCFNSTQAVSGDSAQENEGPPFPPESFDRVLLDAPCSGLGQRPNMGSTWSLKEICSYPPLQRKLFHAAMRLLKKGGVLVYSTCTVTLAENEEQVAWALETFPCLTLQPQEPHIGAEGMPGAGLSPEQLRLLQRFSPELSWDQAETTTPLQCRADGDTIGFFIAKFLKN